The sequence below is a genomic window from Nakamurella deserti.
GCGCCCCCAGGGACGCGGCGTAGATCGAGGCCAGCGCACCGATCGGGCCCGCACCGGTGATGAGCACGGTGTCACCGGGACGGACCCCCGCCGCGTCGACCCCGTAGGCCGCCACCGCGGTGGGTTCGACGAGCGCGCCCTGGATGTCGCTGACCTCGTCGGGCAGCGCGTACACCTGCGACGCCGGGACCACGGCGAGCTCGGCGATTCCGCCCCAGTCGTGGCTCAGCCCGACGCAGGCCATCCGCACGCAGAGGTGCCCGAGCGCCCGCCGACAGAAGTAGCACTCGCCGCACGCGATGATGGGCATCATCGAGACGCGTTGACCGGCAACGACGTTGGTCACGCCGGCGCCCACCTCCAGCACCTCGGCGGAGAACTCGTGGCCGAGGATCTGCGGTGCGGCGGCGCCGGTCAGCGGGTGCGGGGTGGTGGGGATGACGATCGGCCCGACGGCGTACTCGTGCAGATCGGTGCCGCAGATCCCGCACCAGTACGGACGCACCAGCACCTGTCCGGGGCCGACCTCGGTCGGGGCCGGGACGTCGGTGACCCTGATGTCCTTGGCGTCGTGGAACACAGCTGCCCGCATGGGGTTCTCCTGGAGGTGATCGTGGTTCGGGGTGGATCAGCCGGCCGTGGGTCGACCGATCGGGACGAGCCGCTCGACGAACCACTGCGTCGCCGCGGTGGCGCACCGGATGAGCAGGCTCTGGTTGCTGTACAGCGCGAGGTGGTCGGACTTGTCGATGACGACGAGATCCTTCTTC
It includes:
- a CDS encoding 2,3-butanediol dehydrogenase; amino-acid sequence: MRAAVFHDAKDIRVTDVPAPTEVGPGQVLVRPYWCGICGTDLHEYAVGPIVIPTTPHPLTGAAAPQILGHEFSAEVLEVGAGVTNVVAGQRVSMMPIIACGECYFCRRALGHLCVRMACVGLSHDWGGIAELAVVPASQVYALPDEVSDIQGALVEPTAVAAYGVDAAGVRPGDTVLITGAGPIGALASIYAASLGARVFVSEVNPVRRELARSLDVGEVLDPTQVDLTEVLHDATEGIGVDAVVECSGNERALQSAFAAVRSAGRVTQTGLHTRPASIDPMVIANREITYNGTWCYPLHDWPRIIDLIARRGLPVEKVVTAEIDAVDLVEKGFETLLSPTGNEVKVLVNAR